The stretch of DNA ACCGCGTAAATTATTTACTCTACCATCTATCTTACCTGCCAATTGAATGGTATTGTGCTCAATTGCATGTAATTTTTTGGCAAAGAAATTAACGTCTTTAAGTGCCACTTTGCTATGCTTAAAATCGCCTTTCATACGCACCTTGGTAATAAACTTAGTAAAGTCGTTGAAGTGTGAGTATTGTAAATACACGTAATTAGAAAGTTGACTCCCGGGAGTTTGCAACATCAATTTTTTACACTCAATTTCATTGGGCGTTACCCGAGCTTCGGCACGTAAATTACTTAAAACCAAACCACATTTTTCGCGGGCAGAAAGTTGTCTGATACTTGCAATAATTGTATCGCGGCTGAGTGTACCTTTGGTAACATTCAGGTTAATGGCTCGAATATCCAAATGGTTGTAGTCCATACCAATTGGGTTTACAGGCTTTTGAATATTATTGATAAGTACTTGTGCATTAGTAATTAAAACCCGTCCAAAATCTATCTTTAAATCGCCAATCATGAAATGAACCGGCTTTAGTGTATCGCTCGGCTTCTTAGGCTGCAATGGGTTTATTACAATATCTACAATAGGATTTACAATGGTAAGTGAATGAAGGTTCATTCTACCCGAAGCCAAACCCAAATCATTTAACTTAGCCAACATTCTGCCCACATTCACGCGCACAATTGTGCCTCCTTTTTTGTCGGTATAATCGAAATGCGTATGCAACAATCCAATCTCCTGCACCTCTACTCTTACATTTAATGGCGATGATTTTTTCTTCTTTTTACTCTTCTTTAGAGAAAAAACTTCATTTAGATTCAACTTACCGTTAGTATCTTTTTGTAAATGAAAGTAAGCACCCTCCAATGCAATTCCTTTTACAAGAATTTCTTTACGCAATAAAGCCCTACCGCTAAAATGCACATCAACTTTTCGGGCAGCAATCATGGTATCGTTACTATAATCGCGTACCAAAACATCTTCCAATAAAATATTTCGTGAAAATGTGAGCTTAAACGCACCTATCTTCACTTCTGTATTCAACTTTTCTGAAAGTAGTTCGGCAGTTTTGCGCGCACAGTAATTTTGGACCGTAGGAATGTTTACTACAATCACAGTTGCTATTCCTAATAATAGAAACAGTGCTACAAGAGACAATAAGAAGATTCCTGTTTTTCTTAGCAACTATTCGTTTTTGAAATTTACTTTTGCATACGTGTCTATTACTATACTTGGCATCGAATCATCTTGCGATGACACAGCCGTATCTTTATGCGAAAATGGGAAAATTCTTTCCAACATTACTGCTTCGCAATCCATACATGAACAATGGGGTGGAGTGTTTCCTGAACTTGCATCGCGCGCGCACCAACAAAACATAATACCAGTAATAGATGCAGCAGTAAAAAGCAGTGGTAAAAAACTAACAGATATTAACGCCATAGCCTTTACACGAGGCCCCGGCTTAATTGGTTCTTTGCTAGTAGGCACCTCCTTTGCCAAAGGTCTTTCCTTAGCCTTGAATATTCCACTCATTGAAGTAAACCATATTCAGGCGCATATTTTGGCACACTTTATTGATGCTCAACCCTCCTTTCCATTTCTATGCCTTACCGTTTCTGGCGGGCACACACAATTGGTGTTAGTACACAATCATTTTACTTTTGAAACTATTGGTGAAACCATAGACGATGCAGCAGGAGAAGCCTTTGACAAAACTGCCAAAATGCTTGGATTACCCTATCCGGGCGGGCATCTTATTGATAAATACGCTCAAGCCGGAAATCCTTTGGCTTTTAAGTTTGCTTCACCCAAAGCAGGTAATCTAAATTTCAGTTTTAGTGGATTAAAAACTTCGGTACTCTACTTTTTACAAAAGCAAGAGAAGATAAATCCAGCCTTTATAGAAGAAAACTTAAACGATTTATGCGCCTCTATTCAACACACTATTGTTGAAATGCTTATTAGCAATTTAGAAACAGCAATTATTCAAACCAACGTAAAAGAAATTGCACTTGCCGGAGGTGTAAGTGCCAACACGCTACTTCGCAAAAGATTTGCAAATGTTGCCAACCACCATAGTTTACAATACCATATTCCCAAGTTTGAATACTGCACCGATAATGCAGCAATGATTGCCATTACCGGATACTATAAATACCTGCAAGGCAACTTTACCGATTTACAGGTAGAACCATTAGCTCGATGGAAATAAAAAAGCCTTCGTAAAAAGTTACGAAGGCTCTTAAGTATTTGCTTAAACTAAAATCTATTTGTAAGTAACTGATAAAGTTGCATGGGTTGCATCATTACTAGCTCCATTTATGGTAATACCAGGAGTACCAGTAACGGCCGTACAAACATAACGTACAGTTACAGTATTTGTAGTATTAGGAACAACTGCTGCCATCTTGCTAAATGCCAACGACCATGTAGTTACAGAAACTCCATCCCATGAATTATAATTTCCAACCTTCTCCATACTTCCACCAATTGGAGTTCCATTTACATACACAATAAACTGAACGTGTGTATTTGAACCTGTATATCCATATCCTGCAGCAGTAAATTCTATTTGTGCAGTACTTGCTGTAGGCGTAAAAGGTACACTCACAGGGAAGGTTGCCCATGAAGTTGAACTAAAGGTTGAATTTGAAGATAATGAAGAAGAGGCTATGCTCAAACCAGATGGACCAGTTGGCCCCTGTGGCCCCTGAGGTCCTGCCGGACCTTGTGGACCTTGTGCCCCAACTGGGCCTTGTGGACCTGCCGGACCCTGTGGACCAGTTACACCATTAATTCCGGCTTGGCCTGTAGCACCAGTAGCTCCGGTGGCTCCATTATTTCCTGTTGCCCCTGTTGCTCCCGTATCTCCTTTAGGTCCAGTATCTCCGGTGGCACCTGTTACGCCTGCTCCGGTAGCACCTGTGGCTCCATCGGCTCCAGTAGCGCCTGTAGCTCCTGTTACACCATCTGCTCCGGCTTGACCAGTAGCTCCGGTGGCTCCATTATTTCCTGTTGCCCCTGTTGCTCCCGTATCGCCTTTAGGTCCAGTATCTCCGGTGGCACCTGTTACACCTGCTCCGGTAGCACCTGTAGCTCCTGTTACACCATCGGCTCCGGTGGCACCTGTGGCTCCAGTGGCGCCATCATTTCCTGTTGCCCCTGTTGCTCCCGTATCTCCTTTAGGTCCAGTATCTCCGGTGGCACCTGTTACGCCTGCTCCGGTAGCACCTGTGGCTCCATCGGCTCCAGTAGCACCTGTGGCGCCTGTAGCTCCTGTTACACCATCGACTCCGGTGGCACCTGTGGCTCCAGTGGCGCCATCATTTCCTGTTGCCCCTGTAGCGCCTGTATCGCCTTTAGGTCCAGTATCTCCGGTGGCACCTGTTACGCCTGCTCCGGTAGCACCTGTGGCTCCATCGGCTCCGGTAGCACCTGTGGCTCCTGTTACACCATCTGCTCCGGCTTGGCCTGTAGCCCCAGTGGCTCCATCATTTCCTGTTGCTCCTGTAGCGCCATCTACACCATCAGCACCAGATGCACCTGTTGCGCCTGGCAAGCCATTAGCTCCTGCCGGCCCCTGTGGTCCTGTAGCACCAATTGCTCCTTGAGGTCCCTGTAATCCAGTAGCTCCGGTGGCACCCGTTGCTCCTCCACTGCCCTGTTGGCATAATGAAAGCCATACAGTTCCATTGTAGTAGTAAAAACAGTTATCTGTTAAATCGTATACTAAAAGCCCTTGCGCAGGATTAGCAATTGCCAATCGCTGTTGTGCTGTAACTCTTGGTACTAAAAACCCCTTATCGGTTGATTGTAATTCTAAAATTGAACTTACATCCGGAGTAAGTGTTCCAATACCTACATTCTGCTGGGCAAACAATGTTGTGTGAATAGCAAGTGCTACTGCAATTAGACGGAATAAAGTTTTACTCATTTTACGTTAAATCGGTTGTGGGTCGCGAATGTAATACCATTTTTATTTCTTTTATTAAAATATGCACAAAAAATTTATCACTCAACCAAAATAATGTTGAAAACAATAAATTATAGAGATATTGGAACTAAACACCCAAAATACAACACTCCGCCACTTTAGCACATGGAAAGAAAAAACTCAAACTTTACGGAATAGTATATATGCTACTTTCCAATAAACAAACTATACATCCAAACTGCCCCTCTTTTAAATACCGTTTTCTATGTCTGCGCAGAATCGTGCTTCTAATTATCCTTTAACATTGGCTCATATGCCAATAATCGCTCTTTAATATATTCTGGCAGTGGAATACTCTTTTGAGTTTTGTAATCGAAAGCCACCATGGTGGTGTTACCAACATTCATAAGTGTTTGCGAGCCATCTTCGTTCTCCCGCACTATTGCATATTCTAAATCTATGCTTTTAGTTCCTAAGCGTGCCGTGCGTACATAAATATATGCAGCCTC from Chitinophagales bacterium encodes:
- the tsaD gene encoding tRNA (adenosine(37)-N6)-threonylcarbamoyltransferase complex transferase subunit TsaD yields the protein MSITILGIESSCDDTAVSLCENGKILSNITASQSIHEQWGGVFPELASRAHQQNIIPVIDAAVKSSGKKLTDINAIAFTRGPGLIGSLLVGTSFAKGLSLALNIPLIEVNHIQAHILAHFIDAQPSFPFLCLTVSGGHTQLVLVHNHFTFETIGETIDDAAGEAFDKTAKMLGLPYPGGHLIDKYAQAGNPLAFKFASPKAGNLNFSFSGLKTSVLYFLQKQEKINPAFIEENLNDLCASIQHTIVEMLISNLETAIIQTNVKEIALAGGVSANTLLRKRFANVANHHSLQYHIPKFEYCTDNAAMIAITGYYKYLQGNFTDLQVEPLARWK
- a CDS encoding collagen-like protein; the protein is MSKTLFRLIAVALAIHTTLFAQQNVGIGTLTPDVSSILELQSTDKGFLVPRVTAQQRLAIANPAQGLLVYDLTDNCFYYYNGTVWLSLCQQGSGGATGATGATGLQGPQGAIGATGPQGPAGANGLPGATGASGADGVDGATGATGNDGATGATGQAGADGVTGATGATGADGATGATGAGVTGATGDTGPKGDTGATGATGNDGATGATGATGVDGVTGATGATGATGADGATGATGAGVTGATGDTGPKGDTGATGATGNDGATGATGATGADGVTGATGATGAGVTGATGDTGPKGDTGATGATGNNGATGATGQAGADGVTGATGATGADGATGATGAGVTGATGDTGPKGDTGATGATGNNGATGATGATGQAGINGVTGPQGPAGPQGPVGAQGPQGPAGPQGPQGPTGPSGLSIASSSLSSNSTFSSTSWATFPVSVPFTPTASTAQIEFTAAGYGYTGSNTHVQFIVYVNGTPIGGSMEKVGNYNSWDGVSVTTWSLAFSKMAAVVPNTTNTVTVRYVCTAVTGTPGITINGASNDATHATLSVTYK